A stretch of the Pan troglodytes isolate AG18354 chromosome 20, NHGRI_mPanTro3-v2.0_pri, whole genome shotgun sequence genome encodes the following:
- the SLC25A23 gene encoding mitochondrial adenyl nucleotide antiporter SLC25A23 isoform X10 has protein sequence MRGSPGDAERRQRWGRLFEELDSNKDGRVDVHELRQGLARLGGGNPDPGAQQGISSEGDADPDGGLDLEEFSRYLQEREQRLLLMFHSLDRNQDGHIDVSEIQQSFRALGISISLEQAEKILHSMDRDGTMTIDWQEWRDHFLLHSLENVEDVLYFWKHSTVLDIGECLTVPDEFSKQEKLTGMWWKQLVAGAVAGAVSRTGTAPLDRLKVFMQVHASKTNRLNILGGLRSMVLEGGIRSLWRGNGINVLKIAPESAIKFMAYEQIKRAILGQQETLHVQERFVAGSLAGATAQTIIYPMETLKNWWLQQYSHDSADPGILVLLACGTISSTCGQIASYPLALVRTRMQAQASIEGGPQLSMLGLLRHILSQEGMRGLYRGIAPNFMKVIPAVSISYVVYENMKQALGVTSR, from the exons ATGCGGGGGAGCCCGGGCGACGCGGAGCGGCGGCAGCGCTGGGGTCGCCTGTTCGAGGAGCTGGACAGTAACAAGGATGGCCGCGTGGACGTGCACGAGTTGCGCCAGGGGCTGGCCAGGCTGGGCGGGGGCAACCCAGACCCTGGCGCCCAACAG GGTATCTCCTCTGAGGGTGATGCTGACCCAGATGGCGGGCTCGACCTGGAGGAATTTTCCCGCTATCTGCAGGAGCGAGAACAGCGTCTGCTGCTCATGTTTCACAGTCTTGACCGGAACCAGGATG GTCACATTGATGTCTCTGAGATCCAACAGAGTTTCCGAGCTCTGGGCATTTCCATCTCGCTGGAGCAGGCTGAGAAAATTTTGCACAG CATGGACCGAGACGGCACAATGACCATTGACTGGCAAGAATGGCGCGACCACTTCCTGTTGCATTCGCTGGAAAATGTGGAGGACGTGCTGTATTTCTGGAAGCATTCCACG GTCCTGGACATTGGCGAGTGCCTGACGGTGCCGGACGAGTTCTCAAAGCAAGAGAAGCTGACGGGCATGTGGTGGAAGCAGCTGGTGGccggcgcagtggcaggtgccgtGTCACGGACAGGCACGGCCCCTCTGGACCGCCTCAAGGTCTTCATGCAG GTCCATGCCTCAAAGACCAACCGGCTGAACATCCTTGGGGGGCTTCGAAGCATGGTCCTTGAGGGAGGCATCCGCTCCCTGTGGCGCGGCAATGGTATTAATGTACTCAAGATTGCCCCTGAGTCAGCTATCAAGTTCATGGCCTATGAACAG ATCAAGAGGGCCATCCTGGGGCAGCAGGAGACACTGCATGTGCAGGAGCGCTTCGTGGCTGGCTCCCTGGCTGGTGCCACAGCCCAAACCATCATTTACCCTATGGAG ACTCTGAAGAACTGGTGGCTTCAGCAGTACAGCCACGACTCGGCAGACCCAGGCATCCTCGTGCTCCTGGCCTGCGGTACCATATCCAGCACCTGCGGCCAGATAGCCAGTTACCCCCTGGCCCTGGTCCGGACCCGCATGCAGGCACAAG cCTCCATCGAGGGTGGCCCCCAGCTGTCCATGCTGGGTCTGCTACGTCACATCCTGTCCCAGGAGGGCATGCGGGGCCTCTACCGGGGGATCGCCCCCAACTTCATGAAGGTTATTCCAGCTGTAAGCATCTCCTATGTGGTCTACGAGAACATGAAGCAGGCCTTGGGGGTCACGTCCAGGTGA
- the SLC25A23 gene encoding mitochondrial adenyl nucleotide antiporter SLC25A23 isoform X3: MRGSPGDAERRQRWGRLFEELDSNKDGRVDVHELRQGLARLGGGNPDPGAQQGISSEGDADPDGGLDLEEFSRYLQEREQRLLLMFHSLDRNQDGHIDVSEIQQSFRALGISISLEQAEKILHSMDRDGTMTIDWQEWRDHFLLHSLENVEDVLYFWKHSTVLDIGECLTVPDEFSKQEKLTGMWWKQLVAGAVAGAVSRTGTAPLDRLKVFMQVHASKTNRLNILGGLRSMVLEGGIRSLWRGNGINVLKIAPESAIKFMAYEQIKRAILGQQETLHVQERFVAGSLAGATAQTIIYPMEVLKTRLTLRRTGQYKGLLDCARRILEREGPRAFYRGYLPNVLGIIPYAGIDLAVYETLKNWWLQQYSHDSADPGILVLLACGTISSTCGQIASYPLALVRTRMQAQASIEGGPQLSMLGLLRHILSQEGMRGLYRGIAPNFMKVIPAVSISYVVYENMKQALGVTSR, translated from the exons ATGCGGGGGAGCCCGGGCGACGCGGAGCGGCGGCAGCGCTGGGGTCGCCTGTTCGAGGAGCTGGACAGTAACAAGGATGGCCGCGTGGACGTGCACGAGTTGCGCCAGGGGCTGGCCAGGCTGGGCGGGGGCAACCCAGACCCTGGCGCCCAACAG GGTATCTCCTCTGAGGGTGATGCTGACCCAGATGGCGGGCTCGACCTGGAGGAATTTTCCCGCTATCTGCAGGAGCGAGAACAGCGTCTGCTGCTCATGTTTCACAGTCTTGACCGGAACCAGGATG GTCACATTGATGTCTCTGAGATCCAACAGAGTTTCCGAGCTCTGGGCATTTCCATCTCGCTGGAGCAGGCTGAGAAAATTTTGCACAG CATGGACCGAGACGGCACAATGACCATTGACTGGCAAGAATGGCGCGACCACTTCCTGTTGCATTCGCTGGAAAATGTGGAGGACGTGCTGTATTTCTGGAAGCATTCCACG GTCCTGGACATTGGCGAGTGCCTGACGGTGCCGGACGAGTTCTCAAAGCAAGAGAAGCTGACGGGCATGTGGTGGAAGCAGCTGGTGGccggcgcagtggcaggtgccgtGTCACGGACAGGCACGGCCCCTCTGGACCGCCTCAAGGTCTTCATGCAG GTCCATGCCTCAAAGACCAACCGGCTGAACATCCTTGGGGGGCTTCGAAGCATGGTCCTTGAGGGAGGCATCCGCTCCCTGTGGCGCGGCAATGGTATTAATGTACTCAAGATTGCCCCTGAGTCAGCTATCAAGTTCATGGCCTATGAACAG ATCAAGAGGGCCATCCTGGGGCAGCAGGAGACACTGCATGTGCAGGAGCGCTTCGTGGCTGGCTCCCTGGCTGGTGCCACAGCCCAAACCATCATTTACCCTATGGAG GTGCTGAAGACGCGGCTGACCTTGCGCCGGACGGGCCAGTATAAGGGGCTGCTGGACTGCGCCAGGCGGATCCTGGAGAGGGAGGGGCCCCGTGCCTTCTACCGCGGCTACCTCCCCAACGTGCTGGGCATCATCCCCTATGCGGGCATCGACCTGGCCGTCTACGAG ACTCTGAAGAACTGGTGGCTTCAGCAGTACAGCCACGACTCGGCAGACCCAGGCATCCTCGTGCTCCTGGCCTGCGGTACCATATCCAGCACCTGCGGCCAGATAGCCAGTTACCCCCTGGCCCTGGTCCGGACCCGCATGCAGGCACAAG cCTCCATCGAGGGTGGCCCCCAGCTGTCCATGCTGGGTCTGCTACGTCACATCCTGTCCCAGGAGGGCATGCGGGGCCTCTACCGGGGGATCGCCCCCAACTTCATGAAGGTTATTCCAGCTGTAAGCATCTCCTATGTGGTCTACGAGAACATGAAGCAGGCCTTGGGGGTCACGTCCAGGTGA
- the SLC25A23 gene encoding mitochondrial adenyl nucleotide antiporter SLC25A23 isoform X7, which produces MRGSPGDAERRQRWGRLFEELDSNKDGRVDVHELRQGLARLGGGNPDPGAQQGISSEGDADPDGGLDLEEFSRYLQEREQRLLLMFHSLDRNQDGHIDVSEIQQSFRALGISISLEQAEKILHSMDRDGTMTIDWQEWRDHFLLHSLENVEDVLYFWKHSTVLDIGECLTVPDEFSKQEKLTGMWWKQLVAGAVAGAVSRTGTAPLDRLKVFMQVHASKTNRLNILGGLRSMVLEGGIRSLWRGNGINVLKIAPESAIKFMAYEQIKRAILGQQETLHVQERFVAGSLAGATAQTIIYPMEVLKTRLTLRRTGQYKGLLDCARRILEREGPRAFYRGYLPNVLGIIPYAGIDLAVYETLKNWWLQQYSHDSADPGILVLLACGTISSTCGQIASYPLALVRTRMQAQDVSVYKTDTVPTLIELTGRRGRKMLNKSFWN; this is translated from the exons ATGCGGGGGAGCCCGGGCGACGCGGAGCGGCGGCAGCGCTGGGGTCGCCTGTTCGAGGAGCTGGACAGTAACAAGGATGGCCGCGTGGACGTGCACGAGTTGCGCCAGGGGCTGGCCAGGCTGGGCGGGGGCAACCCAGACCCTGGCGCCCAACAG GGTATCTCCTCTGAGGGTGATGCTGACCCAGATGGCGGGCTCGACCTGGAGGAATTTTCCCGCTATCTGCAGGAGCGAGAACAGCGTCTGCTGCTCATGTTTCACAGTCTTGACCGGAACCAGGATG GTCACATTGATGTCTCTGAGATCCAACAGAGTTTCCGAGCTCTGGGCATTTCCATCTCGCTGGAGCAGGCTGAGAAAATTTTGCACAG CATGGACCGAGACGGCACAATGACCATTGACTGGCAAGAATGGCGCGACCACTTCCTGTTGCATTCGCTGGAAAATGTGGAGGACGTGCTGTATTTCTGGAAGCATTCCACG GTCCTGGACATTGGCGAGTGCCTGACGGTGCCGGACGAGTTCTCAAAGCAAGAGAAGCTGACGGGCATGTGGTGGAAGCAGCTGGTGGccggcgcagtggcaggtgccgtGTCACGGACAGGCACGGCCCCTCTGGACCGCCTCAAGGTCTTCATGCAG GTCCATGCCTCAAAGACCAACCGGCTGAACATCCTTGGGGGGCTTCGAAGCATGGTCCTTGAGGGAGGCATCCGCTCCCTGTGGCGCGGCAATGGTATTAATGTACTCAAGATTGCCCCTGAGTCAGCTATCAAGTTCATGGCCTATGAACAG ATCAAGAGGGCCATCCTGGGGCAGCAGGAGACACTGCATGTGCAGGAGCGCTTCGTGGCTGGCTCCCTGGCTGGTGCCACAGCCCAAACCATCATTTACCCTATGGAG GTGCTGAAGACGCGGCTGACCTTGCGCCGGACGGGCCAGTATAAGGGGCTGCTGGACTGCGCCAGGCGGATCCTGGAGAGGGAGGGGCCCCGTGCCTTCTACCGCGGCTACCTCCCCAACGTGCTGGGCATCATCCCCTATGCGGGCATCGACCTGGCCGTCTACGAG ACTCTGAAGAACTGGTGGCTTCAGCAGTACAGCCACGACTCGGCAGACCCAGGCATCCTCGTGCTCCTGGCCTGCGGTACCATATCCAGCACCTGCGGCCAGATAGCCAGTTACCCCCTGGCCCTGGTCCGGACCCGCATGCAGGCACAAG ATGTGTCAGTGTACAAGACGGACACGGTCCCCACCCTCATAGAGCTCACAGGCCGGAGAGGAAGGAAGATGCTAAATAAATCATTCTGGAATTAA
- the SLC25A23 gene encoding mitochondrial adenyl nucleotide antiporter SLC25A23 isoform X6, producing MRGSPGDAERRQRWGRLFEELDSNKDGRVDVHELRQGLARLGGGNPDPGAQQGISSEGDADPDGGLDLEEFSRYLQEREQRLLLMFHSLDRNQDGHIDVSEIQQSFRALGISISLEQAEKILHSMDRDGTMTIDWQEWRDHFLLHSLENVEDVLYFWKHSTVLDIGECLTVPDEFSKQEKLTGMWWKQLVAGAVAGAVSRTGTAPLDRLKVFMQVHASKTNRLNILGGLRSMVLEGGIRSLWRGNGINVLKIAPESAIKFMAYEQIKRAILGQQETLHVQERFVAGSLAGATAQTIIYPMEVLKTRLTLRRTGQYKGLLDCARRILEREGPRAFYRGYLPNVLGIIPYAGIDLAVYETLKNWWLQQYSHDSADPGILVLLACGTISSTCGQIASYPLALVRTRMQAQGFHHVAQAHLELVGSSNSPAFSLPTCWDYRKPVVMP from the exons ATGCGGGGGAGCCCGGGCGACGCGGAGCGGCGGCAGCGCTGGGGTCGCCTGTTCGAGGAGCTGGACAGTAACAAGGATGGCCGCGTGGACGTGCACGAGTTGCGCCAGGGGCTGGCCAGGCTGGGCGGGGGCAACCCAGACCCTGGCGCCCAACAG GGTATCTCCTCTGAGGGTGATGCTGACCCAGATGGCGGGCTCGACCTGGAGGAATTTTCCCGCTATCTGCAGGAGCGAGAACAGCGTCTGCTGCTCATGTTTCACAGTCTTGACCGGAACCAGGATG GTCACATTGATGTCTCTGAGATCCAACAGAGTTTCCGAGCTCTGGGCATTTCCATCTCGCTGGAGCAGGCTGAGAAAATTTTGCACAG CATGGACCGAGACGGCACAATGACCATTGACTGGCAAGAATGGCGCGACCACTTCCTGTTGCATTCGCTGGAAAATGTGGAGGACGTGCTGTATTTCTGGAAGCATTCCACG GTCCTGGACATTGGCGAGTGCCTGACGGTGCCGGACGAGTTCTCAAAGCAAGAGAAGCTGACGGGCATGTGGTGGAAGCAGCTGGTGGccggcgcagtggcaggtgccgtGTCACGGACAGGCACGGCCCCTCTGGACCGCCTCAAGGTCTTCATGCAG GTCCATGCCTCAAAGACCAACCGGCTGAACATCCTTGGGGGGCTTCGAAGCATGGTCCTTGAGGGAGGCATCCGCTCCCTGTGGCGCGGCAATGGTATTAATGTACTCAAGATTGCCCCTGAGTCAGCTATCAAGTTCATGGCCTATGAACAG ATCAAGAGGGCCATCCTGGGGCAGCAGGAGACACTGCATGTGCAGGAGCGCTTCGTGGCTGGCTCCCTGGCTGGTGCCACAGCCCAAACCATCATTTACCCTATGGAG GTGCTGAAGACGCGGCTGACCTTGCGCCGGACGGGCCAGTATAAGGGGCTGCTGGACTGCGCCAGGCGGATCCTGGAGAGGGAGGGGCCCCGTGCCTTCTACCGCGGCTACCTCCCCAACGTGCTGGGCATCATCCCCTATGCGGGCATCGACCTGGCCGTCTACGAG ACTCTGAAGAACTGGTGGCTTCAGCAGTACAGCCACGACTCGGCAGACCCAGGCATCCTCGTGCTCCTGGCCTGCGGTACCATATCCAGCACCTGCGGCCAGATAGCCAGTTACCCCCTGGCCCTGGTCCGGACCCGCATGCAGGCACAAG gatttcatcatgttgcccaggctcatctcgaactcgtggggtcaagcaattcgccagccttcagcctcccaacgtgctgggattacag GAAGCCGGTGGTCATGCCATGA